One Pseudomonas abieticivorans genomic region harbors:
- a CDS encoding YkgJ family cysteine cluster protein — protein sequence MPHTIPARTLPATAVTCDTCAAKCCRLEVMLITETGVPERFIAEDDWGSQTMLRLDDGWCAALDRHSMSCSIYQNRPLICREFEMGGDDCLIERQVN from the coding sequence TTGCCCCACACCATCCCCGCCCGCACCCTGCCCGCCACGGCCGTGACCTGCGACACCTGCGCCGCCAAATGCTGCCGGCTGGAAGTGATGCTGATCACCGAAACCGGCGTGCCGGAGCGCTTTATCGCCGAAGATGACTGGGGCTCGCAAACCATGCTGCGCCTGGACGACGGCTGGTGCGCGGCGCTGGACCGGCACAGCATGAGCTGCAGCATTTACCAGAACCGCCCCCTGATCTGCCGCGAGTTCGAAATGGGCGGTGATGACTGCCTGATCGAGCGGCAAGTCAACTGA
- the atzF gene encoding allophanate hydrolase, whose protein sequence is MNLNLNLDALRAAYRAGTLSPREVLTQVQAKASALNPDYHLFIHLLSLDELEPYLLALEGRDLDSLPLYGVPFAIKDNIDLAGIPTTAACPAFAHVPERSATLVEQLIALGAIPLGKTNLDQFATGLNGTRSPYGACRNSVLAEYPSGGSSAGSSLAVALGVASFALGTDTAGSGRVPAALNNLVGLKATKGLLSTAGVVPACRTLDCVTTFTATAREASQLLALTAGLDPRDEYSRTNPAWNDATAFGAPRPFRFGVPRPQDLAFFGCTEGPGLFAQAIDRLNAMGGQAVELDLSPFLEAARLLYEGPWVAERYSVAGALMEQHPEAVLPVIRAVLTKAPGVSGVQTFRGQYRLQALKAICDQALGSLDCVITPTIGRPVTLAELEQAPVLRNSELGYYTNFMNLLDYAAVAVPSGFMANGLPWGVTLFGRAFTDQYLLSLANAFTGQAAPASLARNDRARLVVCGAHLDGLALNGQLQQRGARLLEATHSSPDYQLYALAGGPPLRPGMLRVAEGGVAIEVEVWELPSSELGSFLTGIPAPLGLGKVQLADGRWETGFICEPYGLQGAVNISPFGGWRGYFAASKPN, encoded by the coding sequence ATGAACCTGAATTTGAATCTGGATGCGCTGCGCGCCGCCTACCGTGCCGGCACCCTCAGCCCACGGGAAGTACTGACCCAGGTGCAGGCCAAGGCCAGTGCCCTGAATCCCGACTACCACCTGTTCATCCACCTGCTCAGCCTGGACGAACTGGAGCCCTATCTGCTTGCCCTGGAAGGCCGCGACCTTGATAGCCTGCCGCTGTACGGCGTGCCGTTCGCGATCAAGGACAACATCGACCTGGCCGGCATTCCCACCACCGCAGCCTGCCCGGCGTTCGCCCACGTGCCTGAACGCTCGGCGACCTTGGTCGAACAACTGATCGCCTTGGGCGCGATCCCCCTGGGCAAGACCAACCTGGACCAATTCGCCACCGGCCTCAATGGCACACGCTCGCCCTACGGCGCTTGCCGCAACAGCGTGCTCGCCGAGTACCCCTCGGGCGGCTCCAGTGCAGGCTCATCCCTGGCCGTGGCGCTGGGCGTGGCCAGCTTCGCCCTGGGCACCGACACCGCAGGCTCGGGCCGCGTGCCGGCGGCGCTGAACAACCTGGTGGGCCTGAAGGCCACCAAGGGTTTGCTCTCCACGGCCGGCGTGGTGCCGGCTTGCCGCACCCTGGACTGCGTCACCACCTTTACCGCCACCGCCCGCGAGGCCAGCCAGTTGCTCGCCCTGACCGCAGGCCTGGACCCGCGGGATGAATACAGCCGCACCAACCCGGCCTGGAACGATGCGACGGCCTTCGGTGCACCTCGCCCGTTTCGCTTTGGCGTGCCACGGCCCCAAGACCTCGCGTTTTTTGGCTGCACCGAGGGCCCCGGGCTGTTCGCCCAAGCGATCGACAGGCTCAACGCCATGGGCGGCCAAGCCGTTGAACTGGACCTGTCGCCCTTTTTGGAGGCCGCACGCCTGCTTTACGAAGGCCCTTGGGTGGCCGAACGCTACAGCGTCGCCGGGGCCCTGATGGAACAGCACCCCGAAGCCGTGCTGCCAGTGATCCGCGCCGTACTCACCAAGGCCCCCGGCGTCAGCGGCGTGCAGACATTCCGCGGGCAATACCGGCTGCAGGCGCTCAAGGCGATCTGTGACCAGGCCCTCGGCTCGCTCGATTGTGTCATCACCCCCACCATCGGCCGCCCGGTGACCCTGGCCGAACTTGAACAAGCGCCGGTGCTGCGCAACTCGGAGTTGGGCTACTACACCAACTTCATGAACTTGCTCGATTACGCCGCCGTGGCGGTGCCCAGCGGTTTCATGGCCAATGGTTTGCCCTGGGGGGTGACCCTGTTCGGCCGCGCGTTCACCGACCAGTACCTGTTGAGCCTGGCCAACGCCTTCACCGGGCAAGCGGCGCCGGCCAGCCTTGCGCGCAATGACCGCGCAAGGTTAGTAGTGTGCGGTGCGCACCTGGACGGCCTGGCGCTGAACGGGCAGTTGCAACAGCGCGGCGCGCGGCTACTGGAGGCCACCCACAGCTCACCCGATTACCAGCTCTACGCGCTGGCTGGCGGCCCGCCCCTGCGCCCCGGCATGCTGCGCGTAGCCGAAGGCGGCGTGGCCATCGAGGTCGAGGTGTGGGAGTTGCCGAGCAGTGAACTGGGGTCTTTTCTAACCGGTATCCCGGCACCGCTGGGCTTGGGCAAAGTACAACTGGCCGATGGGCGTTGGGAAACCGGGTTCATTTGCGAGCCGTATGGCCTGCAAGGGGCCGTGAACATCAGCCCGTTCGGTGGCTGGCGCGGTTACTTCGCGGCCTCCAAGCCCAACTGA